The sequence ATGGAAAGCAAAATAAGTCCCTTATTACTTTCTGTCAAAATTTCATTCTGATGGTTTACATTTGCAGGGTGAGGTTGCTGTGAACCGCCGGGTTGACACAAAATCTTATACTTCGCTTCATGATCTGGTGCATGGGATGTTTCCTGTCATGACATCATCTGAGCAGGTATTGTCTGCTTTCCATTTTGCACTGTTTGCTTGTAAAACTTTTGAAGCTTGTGTATAGCCATGGCTATAAGATATACTAAGAGCTCTATCATCACACCCAATTCATAATCCTCTTAGAAACCAAGAGTCCCCCATTGGTGGGAAAGCAAAAATATTGTAATGCATGCAAGTCCAACCCCTTTGTTGTAACACCAAGCTCTTGGTCATTACGAGTTTGAACCTTCACAAAATTAAATCTTCTCTCTGATAAATTATCTCTGAATTTTCAGATTTATTTAAGTCTTCTATGGAGTGACTAATTGCCTATCCCTTATATTACTATTTGGAACAGGAGGATTTCAATTCGTGGAATTTCTGGAAATTGCCTCCTCCTGATATTGACTTTTAAGGTGGCAACTGAAGATGATTGCTTAACCCTCTGAATACTGAGAAGAATGGGTTTTAGCCATGCTTGTTTGAAACTACGGAGGTATTCCTGATTTTAGCTTTAGATATATTGTTTTGCAAGAACTCAGgattaaactttttatttcatttggtTACTGTTTTCTGTTATTCCTCATACATAGCAGACATTTGATACAGGATTCATTTTAAAGATTGCAGGAAACTGAATCATGCAAATTTGGTAAAAGATATTTCATCAAACAGGGAATGAAATAATTAGTTAACAGTCTTGACACTATTAGGGGGTTTCTTTTggttgaattttaaattaaccTAGTCACAATACTAACTAACATGGCTTGTTTAGGAACTAAATTTAGAGGGAGCTTAAATTAaactatgttttctgagattttATAGATGCACAGTGTTGATAAATTACAGGTAGCATGTGGCTAAGACCTGCGGCAGAAGTCTCCCCATATACTATCTCAGTGCAGGGTTGGCTGATGGACCGAAAGGAATTTATAGAAGTAGTGGAGTTGGATTCCTTATACCTTTTTCTTGCTTCAGAAAGAGTTAAATGTACAATATTGTATAGTGCATACGTTTATTTCTTGAATGTAAGCATGTCTCATAGGTAGGCATGCTTGAGAAACATTAATGTATAATcctttttaattgaaatgaatTATCATTCATTGTCGTTGATACTTAGATTACACTTGTTTTGGCTGGATAATCATGATTATCTGGTCTTATATTCATTGTGCTTATGTGGTGCACAGGCAATATGCTCCATCCCTGTAAATGCTTAAAACCACATTTTGGGTGCATATATCTGTGCAGTGCTCATATTTTCTGCGTACTATACAATCTGATAGTAAATTCTCCGGGTAATCAAAAGCCATGGTCTATATTTTGTGCTCCTGCCCCTGAGTCTCAAGTTTAATCGGTGAATTATAATGCGCTCGTCGCAATGTGTGTGTTGGCGTTGGTCTGTAGACTCTTTCGCCTTCACACATTAAGGAATTAGGAATACAAATTGGTTGGTACATATATATGGGGAGACTTCTGCcggtattatatatatatatatatatatatatatatatatatatatatatatattatgctgTGAACAAAATATCTTGTAGTAATTACGTTGAGAAGGCATAGAATTTCTTGAACTTTGTTTCCTAGTGGAAATTATATCCATTAAAACATGTTATGTTAACACCTTAGAACATCAATAATacccaaaatagaaaataataataataataataataataataataataataacgattataagaagaacaaaaaaaatggCACAGgtgcattttatttatttatttactctttttttttaaagttaagtAGCAACCTTATTTAATGAACAAAAGGTTTGAGACAGCGAGCAAACCAAATGCTAACTAGCTTACGATCTTGACGCCCAAGTGCTTCTTTGCGAACTCCACAAGATTACTGATTTCATTGGCATCAACAAATCCGTTGCCATTGGAATCTGCAGACTTCACCCCTCTCTTTCCTTTCCATCTGGCAAACCAGCCTCCATTTTCCCGGATAGCTTCCGCTAGCTCTTCTTTGCTTATCCTGCCGTCTCTATCAGTATCAAATGACCTTAACCACCGCTTGAGCTCCTCAACAGTCATTTCAGGTTTCCTATGTTCAGGAATGGTGCGAGTTAACATGATTGCCatttattaatactaataGCAATGACAGCAGCAGTTGCAAGCGCTTTCTTTAAGGATAGTTTTACTCACTGCACATTTCCTCATAAGGAACGGCCCTATTTATACAGATACGATTCTTGCGGTCACGTTGCCAGGACGTCAATTTTGatttggtttttatttttccgaGGAAAATTGAGGACGTAAATTCAATAACAAGCAGACGTTATATTCTAATGAATATGGAAACAGGGCTAACTTAGATGCTTCCAATTGCTATTCAATGTATAAGGTCCTTTAGCAGACAGTCGGCACAGGATTAATAACAAATACTACAAAAGAGAGAATCTGGTTGAAGTCAtctgattaaaatatttccgAGGTTAGGCTGCCAATCAGTTGGATTAATTATCATTACAGAATAAATCACATTCCCGTTCTTTATTCTAACTTGGTTTACAACtggattaattaatattttattattatcacttCTACTGCTGCTGCTACTTTATGGCCGGCATCTTTAGCATAAATTAATCATCTCTACATTGCACTTTTTTGAGCCGCATATACAATATCCTATTAATCACCCAGTTTTTCCTATAGCTTGTAAGATTTGAACCTAGGGCTCATTCTTAAATTCTGACCTCCATTATTTTGGTTATTACTAGTCTAAAACAAcagatttttcttcttttagtcCTCCCTATACCATAGTATTAGTAACTTTCCATCATAACAATACAAAGCTAAATggcatttcaaaatttgacCCAACCACTTAAATCTATGGGTTGcctttttttatagaaaaaagaagttgATTTCAAAGAAGTTctattgaaaaaaagaaaaaaaggaggcGCAATAAGTTGTTGAATGAATCCACTTATCCGAGGCTATATTTGACAAGCAATTTTCATTATCAGAAtaattgcttcttttttctttcatggaGGAAACatgcttttcctttttttcttttctttcttttcggtgaaagttaaaagaaataaaaaaaaaagaaaaagtgtgtagtttaattttaatcgaTCACCTATCCTCTTTAATAACTTGTCTAGTCTCAGATCAGATGTATGTTAGCTTTTAATGATTCTAATGTCTTCaggattttaaaaaattgaccGTGTAATGAAAAGATTACTTAGTGTTTATACgttagtatattattttaggaATCACGGAGGTAGAAATCGAATTCAACACCTCAAACTTTCATCTATTGTTTctgggtttttttttcttcaacaGACCACTGCCTCGGTGGTTTCGGGGtccatttctttctctcttttgcctCTTGCATTAACACACATGTAATGTGGATGTTATGTCGaggatgatgtgatgtggatgttaaggattttttttttctgtacATGCAAAGGACATGTCATTAGGAAGGAAATTTGGTGAGTGGATTTTTGGCAGGATCAGAGTTGGCCCTTCTTGTGTGGAaacccttggttttgtcggcaggttggtgaggtggcatgtaagttAGACTTGACgccaagtattagtaatgttctctGAGGTCAAATCCAGTTGTTCGTAGGTCTGAgttgaggaagtatattttcgatcctttgctcgtgttggatcCTCAGTGTGGATGTAAGTAAAGATTTGGTTTACGACGAGCCGTAAGTCAGGATCGCCAGTTTTGCTAAAGGGTTTTGTTGATGAGTCTTGTGGTTGAACATTAGAAGGGGGAGAGGTCTGGACTTCAACTCTTCTTTTACCGGGTGAATTCTCGCTCTTATAATAAGCGAAAAATATGGTTATATCCTATATATAGCTCAAGCTCATTTGTTTTTCTGAAATTAAGGCATGCTTTCTCCTTTACAGGACGGAAGGCTTTACCCGATAGTCCTTACTGActttttcttctctatttTGTGAAGGTAAGTAGCATATGTTGAATTGTTTCATGCAGAGAACGTCTTCTTTGCCTGCGCCATGCATGTATATGGCTTCCACTGCTGTAATGATCCTAACAGTAAAACTTTGAGAAGGCTGTGAGCACGACATAtgtttcttaattaaaatgtgTGGACTGTAAGAGAAGATAATCTTTTCTTAGAGTTCTTGCAATTCTATATGCGGCTTTAGTTGTCAATTCTGAGAGATAGAGCCAAAAGTACTGGCCACAGAATCCCTTAATATTCTGTTTGAAAGAAATTCAACGGAATAATATAAGGAAAGACAAATTCGGTTAGAGAGGAGAGATTCCAATATAGGAGCATTTGATCTTCTGGAAACCAAGTTTGATAGTCACGATTGGGAATAATTAATAGTGTTTTGGGCTGACGTTTGTGGACGTGGAGAAATGTGCCATCAACAAAGCTCATAAGGTTTTAGTGAGGAGATAAATGAGTTTTCCGTCTTAGGTAATTTCCTTTGTTTAGCTTAACAGAAAAAGAGTGTGTTGCCGCACGCcaggaagaagaaggaagaaatagGTGCTgccattaaaattttacttttaaaagaataagaagtTGAAGGAGAGGGATACTCATTAGCTCTGATAGCATGATGAAGTACAGAAATGAATGAGATAGTTCTTGAATAATTGAGTGAAAGTATGTAAATAAGAATTAAGGTGGCTATCTTAAGGTaacttaaaattcaaatttaacttAAACTATTGCTAATCGATATCCCTGTAAATGCATAAAACCACAATGATCAACATTTTGTGCTCTTGCCTCCTGACGTTCAGGTTTAATCAGTGAATTAGAATGAGATCGTTACACCTTGTAAATTGCGTTGATTTAAAGACTCTTAAGCCTTCTACACATTAGGGAACCTTCCTTTTGATAATCAGAATTCTGAAGAAACGAGAAAAGACCATCTTCACCAAGAAACACAGGATGATGAAAAACCCCACCTAAAACGCGAACATAGGTCCTTGACTAACAAGAGACAAACGAATAACTGAGATACAATAGAACAAAATACAACTGAAAAAAGATCTATCCAGATAACTGAGTAACAATAGAACAGAACACAACTATCTTAGTACTGAGTGTAAAAACTAAGAACTAATAATGACAGAACAAAGGGTTgcacaaaagaaacagaagTCATGAGAAGTGGCGGAATTTTCATCTGGGACTAGTTCGTATTACGGTGAGGAGCGAGGGTTGCGCAAATCAAACCGACCATCATTAAAGGCAGCCTCAAAAGAAATTGCGGTAACTACAACACATATAGCTCGCAACAGCAGCAGAGATCAACACAATAACCACGACACAATACCCAAAGACAGCAGCAGAGTACGAGGAAAAATAGTTACAGCAGTGCAAAATTCCAGTCAAGAAACATTTTAGCAGTATGAGACCAAGAAACATCAGCAGTGAACATACAACAGCGAAGTGGTGAACATTCCATAAAAACGATACAGTCCATGGACAAAGCAGGTCCCATAAGTCTAGTCTTTAGCTTCTAGACATTGACGTGTGTCAGACAACCGCAAACGATATTGCACTCAAAACATTAATCTTAACGTTGAACTTCAAATGCACCACAGCAAGGATAAGGGACTCAAGAACAGCAACAGCGTATGTCCCAAAAAAATCGACAGCAGTCCATGATCGAAACACGTCTCCGACATTAGCGTCCAAACAATAACAACGTACACGAGTCAACCAAAATTAGCAACCCGTACAAAATATTAATCCTCAAATTAACACACCAAGCGGTAACATCAACTGCTATAGGTTTTAGAAAACATATAGTCATCTGAAAGCAGAAACTGAGCTGGTGAAGATTCTGCAATATTCGCAACAGCAAGTAGAATCATTAATAGATACGAAGAGAGTTAGAACTAAGCTAAGTCTAATTCTCTACTGTTGCTTGTTTTGCCATATTAACTTTGCCCCCCTGAGTATGTGATTAACACTTGGCAAGGGGCATTGAGACGCTCCCGCTAACCCATCTATTTTTGGAGTTAACTATTGGGTAACCCGCTATGATTCTGAAACTCTTTTTTACTTATAAGGAATTGtaggtttaattttttaataatagtcTTAGCTAATAGCAACTTTCATCACATtcaaataagtaattataggtttaatatttttttctttctttatattattattttatgcagTGAACAAAAACCTTGAAGTTAAGCTGAGAAGGGATAGAATTTTCTTGAACTTTCTTTCCAGTGGAAACCGTGTCCATACAAACACGTAATGTTATCACCTTATAACACTAATAATACAATACCAACGAGAAGGAGCAAAGAAAAGGCTTATGAtgcaaattatataatatttattaggaACCCACATTAAAAGGTTTAAAACAAGGAAAGTGGCTGGATAATGAACAAACTAAAAGCTAGCTTATGATCTTGACGCCTAAGTGCTTCTGTACAAACCCCATAAGATTATCGATTTCACTTGCGTCAACGAATCCATTGCCATTGGAATCTGCAGACTTTATCCCTCTCCTTCCTTTCCATCTCGCGAACCATCCGCCATTTTCTCGGATAGCATCTGCAAGCTCTTCTTTGCTTATCCGGCCGTCTTTATCAGTATCAAATGATATTAACCACCGTTTGAGCTCCTCAATTGTCATTTCATTTTGTCCCTCTGAAGAAATGCCACGATATACCATGAATGCCATTAAGTTCTTGTGAGGATAATAAGGTTTTTGTCACTGCACATGTTCTTACAGGGAAGTTCCCAATATATAGATATTCTTAGAATCACGTTTTAAGAATGTCTTAATGAAATTGGAAACACGGCTAACTAGATGCTTTGTCTTAATGAACATTAAGAATATTTCTAGTTGCCAtgtagaataaaaaataaataaataaaaacagcATATGGTTAAGGTgatctataaaaatattaccaCATAAATCACATTACCATTCTTTAATGTGACTATTGACAAGTGGAATAACTAtccttttgtttgttttgaaTGATAATAGATATAATCACTCATTGTCTAAATGTTtgagttataattaattaaataattatcttttacaCGTTATGCCATTATGTTagtctcttttattttcattttatgaatgttttaataattattttaatattatttattcagTCGCTAGTTAATGTAATGAGTTATTGTATCAAGAGTATTATAACGATTAATTAAACAtttataacataaatataaaattataattataatataatctataaaagttaattattatattaatcattacATAACTATTGGTATGATATCTATGTTGGTTCGTTAATTCCATATCGCATATTTTGTGCCACATATATAACAAACATCCCTATTAATCGTCCATCACATACTTTGGTTATGTCGTTTTCCATCAAATAGAGGATTAGATGGCATCCTCGATATTTCTGAAAAAAGGTGCAttcttatactttttatttacttatttttaaagtcCCCAAGATATCAGGGTATCAAATCATTGTTTCCTCCGGATTACAACTCTTTCTATGCCGGAATTGATGGATAGtgatataaataatcaattattcttcttaattttactttaatattttaatttattttatatcatcttttaattttaatcatattttaaattttattaattgacatgttataaaaaatttttaaaaaaaagacgtattaatcatttaatgataaagtaactaaactgtaactaaaattaaaaataaatgacagaaataaaaaaaaaaatttagtatctAAAACTAGACTAATCGTAAAATTGTATTAGCCCGCGGTATTTTTTGTTAAAGTGtattgaattcttttttgtaAAGGTGTAAGTGTTAAGGGAAAATGATTGCTCATTACTTTGAATACTAGAAAGAACGACTGTAGTATTcctaattttagctttatgtATGTTGTTTTGCAAGAATCCAggatataactttttaattcatttggTTTATTATTTTCCTTCATGTTTTTTCCCATTATAGCCGATGCCATTcgattcattatttattttaaagctCGCAGGAAAGTGGATAATGAAATTTGGTTAAAGATATTAATCAAACAGGGAATGAAATTTGCTGGGTGGCTTAGTCAGGTATAAAGTGGTGGAAGAGGTTTGAGAATTTATCAATTGGTGTTTTACTATTATTGCTTTATAATTTCCGgtcttatttaaataatttcatcttcttatattaatcatttgaGTTTTTGAGTTGTAATACATGTGGAGCATAAATGATGTTATAATTATGTTATTATATCCATTTGatactttaatttaataattataaaaatagtattctaATTAACCAATAATgaattaagttatatttttttactattgtATAATGATGTGGTAGTCAGATTCTCTCGCTAACTATCATTATCATCTCTTATTTGGTTACAAATAATCCTATTGAGATGTTGAACGTTCTTTCAGTTTCTCTACTTTGAACACATACTCTGCAATTAGATctgaaaatttagatttttaagcttattaaaattacttatgTAAAGGTCATTAGAGAAGTgaaatctaaaaaagaaaatccacCTGTcatatcaaaacaaaataatcgAAAAATATAAAGGTACTCTTATATgattctttaataataatgtaGGATAccattttttgtaattattgaattgaaatataaaatggatatattttaGCCATacatgtgatttctttttattcttaatattatttttaaagggATCCATACTAtgtaattttatcaaaatagatATTGAACTTCAACTTATGTCTCCATTccatattttgataaatttttattaagaaaatatttagaaaatatcatATCAACCCGCCACTCcaaaattcatatttcttgaaaaattgATTCTAAgttcataaaattattaattatttattcatttatagtctttaattaaaatatctacaATCGCGAACTCAACAAAACTTTTATTATAACTATAATGTAAACAAAATATCggatacaaataaaattttattttatttttaatgagaaaaggaaaaaggaaaactgATGGACAAAAGTTTGGAAATAGAAAAAGTGAGTGGAGAGTGAGCAAAGTGAAAAGCTAGCGAGTGATCTTGACGCCCAAATGCTTCTGTGCGGAACCCAACAAGATTATGGATTTCATTGGCATCGACATACCCATTGCCGTTGGGATCTGCAGACTTTATTCCTCTCTTTGTTTTCAATTTGGCAAACCAGCCTCCTTTTGCTCGGATAGCATGCGCAAGCGCTTCTTTGCTTATCCTGACGTCTTTATCAGCACCAAATGATCTCAATCACCGTTTCAGCTCCTCAACCGTCATTTCCCTTTTCTCATCTGCAGGAATGCTACGAGTTACAATGATTGCCATTTAGCAACAGTAATTGCAGTAAGTGCAGCTGCAAGTGCTTTCTTTGAGGATAATATATGGTTTTAAGTTTCGTTACAAGGAACTGCTCTATTTATACTGCAGCAATGGTGTTTCTAGAAGGtaaatttagttataaccATTGAAGATGGAAACACCACTAACTAGATGCTTTCTTTAACAACTATTATGCACTGTATAAGGACCTGGCTAATTGCCATagaatgaatttaaaatttaatgaattacCGCATTGCCATTTCTTAATTCTAACTTGATTAACAAGTGGAATATTTAACATTctttattagtaattttaatcAAGGCAAGCATCTGAAGCATGGATGTCAATTTATTCCACATTGCACACTTTATGCCACATATATAACATCCTACCTATTCCatgtttttttattctctCCGTACAATAAGATTTGGCCATTTTCATTAAGACAATAGACGGCTAGATGgcatttcaaattttatttttttctttttttttttagagaaTAATTTGTTAGACATATGACATCTTCTTTTactgtttaatttaaatttttaattgagttatgtctttttatttaatgtgaGAACGTTTATGattacaatatataaaatttgaatattatttAAGAGCATGTAGATGAGATGGTAAAAGTTTATTCTAATCTAATTGAGATTTAGAATTCGAATCTTAAATATGAAGCTGCATTCATGTCCGTCACGCTCtaaattatatctaaataatatgtaaattaaaaaaaaaaaaagcttaagAATTGATTATTTTCATTCTATTAATTCagtattaattattgaagttGTTAGCAATCTTTatgtttttatctttcttattttcttcgTTTTTTTGGCTGCTTAAATCAAAGATGGGTAATCGATTAAAAGAGTTTATATATCTTAGAGTTTATAGCAATCTTGAAATCCCTTTTTGCCTTTTGATGATTCTCCTTCTATGCCTCAATTAATAATACAattgaatgaaaaaataaaaaagcgaGGGATCTAGGAAACAAgttattattcttttgaaGAGATGAAACAAGTAATCATTAATGTGATTTAATTAGTAGAAGGCATgcaatataaattataaccACTTTCAGAATAAATCGCTTTTGTGCTTGTAAAATTATACTTCTAGTGACTAAAATGGTAATGCATATTATGAGTAATACACATAT is a genomic window of Ricinus communis isolate WT05 ecotype wild-type chromosome 2, ASM1957865v1, whole genome shotgun sequence containing:
- the LOC125369162 gene encoding uncharacterized protein LOC125369162 is translated as MAFMVYRGISSEGQNEMTIEELKRWLISFDTDKDGRISKEELADAIRENGGWFARWKGRRGIKSADSNGNGFVDASEIDNLMGFVQKHLGVKIIKSSPAQFLLSDDYMFSKTYSNVFRSWTAVDFFGTYAVAVLESLILAVVHLKFNVKINVLSAISFASRTYVRVLGGVFHHPVFLGEDGLFSFLQNSDYQKEEMAIMLTRTIPEHRKPEMTVEELKRWLRSFDTDRDGRISKEELAEAIRENGGWFARWKGKRGVKSADSNGNGFVDANEISNLVEFAKKHLGVKIVS